From a region of the Pseudodesulfovibrio senegalensis genome:
- the nagZ gene encoding beta-N-acetylhexosaminidase codes for MKQITSSCTVLATLLLIVMTVPATASPLSRKDARQLERMAGQMLMIGFRGYDVNANSPIMLDIRERHLGGVILFDYDVALHKPERNIKNPQQVARLTQTLRDAAEVPLLVAVDQEGGRVQRLKARYGFAQTPSAQAIGATGDTRQALLAGEKIGAMLRGAGFNLDFAPVVDVNENPASPAIGAIGRSFSYRPDRVAAFAGEFINGLHAHGVLSCIKHFPGHGSAGSDSHLGVTDVTDTWKPEELTPYRTLIAQNRVDMIMTAHIFNAKLDPDHPATLSPRVINGLLRKQLGWQGVVVTDDLNMKAISTQYGFRETIRLAIAAGADMLLFGNNLSYDPRIAVRAMAVIRSLVEEGAVSMERIRESYGRIIKLKKNLIK; via the coding sequence ATGAAACAGATCACTTCCTCCTGCACCGTGCTTGCGACGCTGCTCCTGATTGTCATGACGGTTCCGGCAACGGCTTCTCCCCTGAGCCGGAAGGACGCCCGGCAGCTCGAACGCATGGCCGGCCAGATGCTCATGATCGGATTCCGCGGGTATGACGTAAACGCAAACTCCCCGATCATGCTCGACATCAGGGAACGCCACCTCGGCGGCGTGATTCTTTTCGATTACGATGTGGCTCTGCACAAGCCCGAGCGCAACATCAAAAATCCGCAACAGGTGGCCCGGCTGACCCAGACACTCCGCGACGCGGCCGAGGTGCCGCTGCTGGTGGCCGTGGACCAGGAAGGAGGACGGGTCCAACGCCTCAAGGCCCGATACGGCTTTGCGCAGACACCTTCTGCTCAGGCCATCGGGGCCACTGGGGATACCCGGCAGGCACTGCTGGCCGGGGAAAAGATCGGAGCCATGCTGCGTGGCGCAGGGTTCAATCTGGACTTCGCCCCGGTGGTGGATGTGAACGAAAACCCGGCAAGCCCGGCCATCGGCGCCATCGGGCGCAGCTTCTCATACCGGCCGGACCGGGTGGCCGCATTTGCCGGCGAATTCATCAATGGACTGCACGCTCACGGCGTACTTTCCTGCATCAAACATTTCCCGGGGCACGGAAGCGCCGGCAGCGACAGCCATCTCGGAGTCACGGACGTAACCGACACATGGAAACCCGAAGAACTGACTCCCTACCGCACCCTCATCGCGCAAAACCGCGTGGACATGATCATGACCGCGCACATCTTCAACGCCAAACTGGACCCTGACCACCCGGCAACCCTTTCGCCCCGGGTCATCAACGGTCTTTTGCGCAAACAACTGGGGTGGCAGGGCGTGGTGGTCACCGACGACCTGAACATGAAGGCCATCAGCACACAATACGGTTTTCGCGAAACCATCCGGCTCGCAATCGCCGCGGGCGCAGACATGCTGCTTTTCGGCAACAACCTGAGTTACGATCCCCGGATTGCCGTCAGGGCAATGGCCGTCATCCGCTCTCTTGTGGAAGAAGGCGCCGTGTCCATGGAACGCATCCGCGAATCGTACGGCCGAATCATTAAACTCAAAAAAAATCTCATCAAATAA
- a CDS encoding zinc-ribbon domain-containing protein, protein MMIVCTRCGNPNDDKARRCKRCGHKLQSSIRPAPGPSAQWEKLEPMRSHITPERRAELMRMFEACAYSLAVVAAVAFSAVSGLWWPLYAVMAVVAVLVVVRRL, encoded by the coding sequence ATGATGATAGTTTGTACCCGTTGCGGGAATCCCAATGACGACAAGGCGCGGCGCTGCAAGCGTTGCGGCCATAAGCTTCAATCGTCGATACGGCCTGCGCCCGGGCCTTCCGCGCAGTGGGAAAAACTTGAACCCATGCGCTCGCATATCACCCCGGAGCGGCGGGCCGAATTGATGCGCATGTTCGAAGCCTGTGCCTATTCGTTGGCTGTGGTGGCCGCCGTAGCGTTTTCAGCCGTTTCCGGGCTGTGGTGGCCCCTGTATGCCGTCATGGCCGTTGTGGCCGTGTTGGTTGTGGTGCGCCGGTTGTAG
- the purU gene encoding formyltetrahydrofolate deformylase — translation MISESRKGVARLVVKCQDKPGIVAAVSGFLHSRGANIIHSDQHSSDAEGGMFFMRNEFYLPGMDMDGLEAFKQEFSREVAERFGMRCWSMNPAWVRKKMAILVSRYDHALMELLWRWARDEIYADITMVVSNHPDLREPVETFVPFHHVPVGRSPEEKAEAEARILDMLEGQADVVVLARYMQILSPKFVQRYPMKVINIHHSFLPAFVGADPYRRAAERGVKLIGATAHYVTEELDQGPIIEQDVIRVKHSHSIDDLKSSGADVERHVLARAVRWHVEDRVIVDGNKTVVFQR, via the coding sequence ATGATCAGTGAATCCAGGAAGGGTGTAGCTCGGCTTGTGGTCAAATGTCAGGACAAACCCGGGATCGTCGCTGCGGTTTCCGGCTTCCTCCACTCACGTGGGGCCAACATCATCCATTCGGACCAACATTCGTCGGATGCCGAGGGCGGCATGTTTTTCATGCGCAACGAATTTTACCTGCCCGGTATGGACATGGACGGCCTGGAGGCCTTCAAGCAGGAGTTTTCCAGGGAAGTGGCCGAGCGGTTCGGCATGCGTTGCTGGAGCATGAACCCCGCCTGGGTGCGCAAGAAAATGGCCATTCTGGTTTCCCGGTATGATCATGCACTCATGGAGTTGCTGTGGCGTTGGGCGCGCGATGAAATCTACGCGGATATCACCATGGTGGTCAGCAACCATCCGGACCTGCGTGAGCCGGTCGAGACCTTTGTTCCCTTCCATCACGTGCCCGTGGGGCGCAGTCCCGAGGAAAAGGCCGAGGCCGAGGCCCGGATTCTTGATATGCTCGAAGGCCAGGCCGATGTGGTCGTGCTTGCCCGGTATATGCAGATTCTGTCACCGAAGTTCGTGCAGCGGTATCCGATGAAGGTCATCAATATTCACCATTCCTTTCTGCCCGCTTTTGTGGGCGCGGACCCGTATCGCCGGGCTGCGGAACGCGGGGTCAAGCTCATCGGGGCAACGGCCCATTACGTGACCGAAGAACTGGATCAGGGACCGATCATCGAGCAGGACGTGATTCGGGTGAAGCACAGCCACAGCATCGACGACCTCAAATCCAGCGGTGCGGACGTTGAACGCCACGTTTTGGCACGTGCCGTTCGCTGGCATGTGGAGGATCGTGTCATCGTGGATGGCAACAAGACGGTTGTGTTTCAGCGCTAA
- a CDS encoding metal ABC transporter permease has protein sequence MEMLHLEFMQNALLAGILASIICGVIGTLVVVNRIVFLSGGVAHASYGGVGLAFFLGLPVLPVTTLFALGAAMIMAWVTLHRKERADTVVGVLWAAGMALGIILLDITPGYNVDLMSYLFGSILAVPRADLWPMAVLAAVVLGVTLACYRGFQVMSFDEDFARARGVPVDFLHFLLLGLIALAVVMIIRIVGLILVIALLTIPPFMAERRSRSLGGMMLRSSLLSVFFCVVGLWISYAMDITSGAAIIAVASVAFFASFLLPARAGKC, from the coding sequence ATGGAAATGCTGCATCTCGAATTCATGCAAAATGCCCTGCTGGCCGGGATTTTGGCCAGCATCATCTGCGGCGTGATCGGAACGCTCGTGGTGGTCAACCGCATTGTCTTTCTCTCCGGCGGCGTGGCTCATGCCTCATATGGCGGCGTTGGGTTGGCCTTTTTTTTGGGCCTGCCCGTTCTGCCGGTGACCACGTTGTTTGCCCTTGGCGCAGCCATGATCATGGCCTGGGTGACCCTGCACCGCAAGGAAAGGGCCGATACCGTTGTGGGTGTTCTCTGGGCCGCTGGCATGGCCTTGGGTATCATCCTGCTGGATATCACCCCCGGCTACAACGTGGACCTGATGAGCTACCTTTTCGGGAGCATTTTGGCCGTGCCGCGCGCGGATCTTTGGCCTATGGCGGTTCTGGCCGCCGTTGTCCTGGGCGTAACCCTGGCCTGCTACCGGGGTTTTCAGGTCATGAGTTTTGACGAGGATTTTGCCCGCGCCCGCGGGGTCCCTGTGGATTTCCTGCATTTCTTGCTGCTGGGGCTCATCGCCCTTGCCGTTGTCATGATCATCCGCATCGTGGGGTTGATTCTGGTCATTGCGCTGCTGACCATTCCCCCGTTCATGGCTGAACGGCGTTCGCGTTCACTGGGCGGCATGATGCTGCGTTCCAGCTTGCTGAGCGTTTTTTTCTGTGTGGTCGGTTTGTGGATATCCTATGCCATGGACATCACTTCCGGTGCGGCCATCATTGCGGTCGCCTCGGTGGCCTTTTTTGCGTCATTTTTGCTGCCAGCACGGGCAGGGAAGTGCTAG
- a CDS encoding DNA-binding protein, protein MKFTEYIKQEGYTRYRGAVDDSVYEYFQCPNPEKATWYFKKGSYQCTGCKEQCETDSSEGFQMFLFTE, encoded by the coding sequence ATGAAATTCACGGAATACATAAAACAGGAAGGCTACACCCGTTACCGGGGTGCAGTCGACGACAGCGTGTACGAATACTTTCAGTGCCCGAACCCGGAAAAAGCCACCTGGTACTTCAAGAAAGGGAGCTACCAATGTACGGGATGCAAGGAACAATGCGAAACAGACAGTTCCGAAGGCTTTCAAATGTTTCTTTTTACGGAGTGA
- a CDS encoding rhomboid family intramembrane serine protease, protein MRIEPPRPTLLRRLLHPAWTNVVPLVSGRDGDDFPHAGNPGERTLQDWRLVLLARNIPCRIRTDREHGVRKLVVPAWFARRAAEEIGLYLRENRDDPVVLPAEPLRAPGAVSLPLGFMCLMILFHACTTMAFPVVGIFPGHWEPLGSAHAERMLAGEWWRAVTALTLHGNAAHVLGNAVVGGTFLVILGRQVGPGLALFLSLACGVAGNMINAVVLGPPHDSIGFSTAVFGTAGLLASVHPFVAGTVARAGPVNVSAWLFRGMHSFFVPMAAGLGLLAMLGSGGENTDLGAHLFGFCSGLVTGLPLGLFVRSHGPLARPVDRFAAWLCLLMIIVAWIVVSC, encoded by the coding sequence ATGAGGATCGAACCGCCCCGTCCCACCCTCTTGCGCCGCCTGCTGCATCCGGCATGGACAAACGTTGTCCCCTTGGTTTCCGGTCGAGACGGCGACGACTTTCCGCATGCAGGGAATCCCGGCGAACGGACATTGCAGGATTGGCGGCTGGTGCTGCTGGCCCGGAACATCCCCTGCCGCATTCGTACGGATCGGGAGCATGGCGTTCGCAAGCTTGTTGTTCCGGCGTGGTTTGCCCGACGCGCCGCAGAGGAAATCGGTTTGTATCTTCGTGAAAACCGCGACGATCCGGTTGTTCTTCCGGCAGAACCGTTACGGGCTCCGGGGGCGGTTTCCCTGCCGTTGGGTTTCATGTGTTTGATGATTCTTTTTCATGCGTGCACCACCATGGCCTTTCCCGTGGTCGGGATTTTTCCGGGCCACTGGGAGCCGCTTGGCAGCGCCCATGCCGAGCGCATGCTGGCCGGGGAGTGGTGGCGTGCCGTCACGGCCCTGACATTGCACGGTAACGCCGCGCACGTGCTGGGCAATGCGGTTGTGGGAGGGACTTTCCTGGTCATTCTGGGCAGGCAGGTGGGACCGGGACTGGCATTGTTTTTAAGTCTTGCCTGTGGGGTTGCGGGCAATATGATCAATGCCGTTGTTTTGGGACCGCCGCATGATTCCATAGGTTTTTCCACGGCGGTTTTCGGAACGGCCGGGCTGTTGGCCTCGGTACACCCTTTTGTTGCCGGCACGGTGGCGAGGGCCGGACCCGTGAATGTGAGCGCATGGCTGTTCCGGGGCATGCATTCCTTTTTCGTGCCCATGGCCGCGGGGTTGGGGTTGTTGGCCATGCTCGGTTCGGGCGGAGAGAATACCGACCTGGGCGCGCATTTGTTCGGCTTTTGCTCCGGACTGGTCACGGGATTGCCGCTGGGCCTGTTCGTGCGCTCGCACGGACCGCTGGCCCGACCAGTTGATCGATTCGCTGCGTGGTTGTGCCTTCTCATGATAATCGTCGCCTGGATAGTTGTTTCCTGCTAA
- a CDS encoding efflux transporter outer membrane subunit: MKKKLIVAGFLPLLIIMGACTQFTPQPRTNPEGSLPAAYSLYPEEPATPDRWWQNFDDDELSGLVETALTANMDLLQAWARLKQANASAVKSGAAKYPSLDASGDYSHTRTRPESGGPAYNTETHELGLAASYELDLWGRINATTMADTLEANATREDMAATAMTVASEVASRWLEIKAQRELEKLVRAQIKTNETYLELIELRFENALSTALDVYQQREAVASAKSKLPPILLKQQTLHNQLNLLLGKPAGSTIVLAERPLPDMPAPPASGLPADLLAKRPDVRAAGLRLHSADWSVAAARADRLPSLSLTGNGQFNGAQLATLFDGWMYALAASITGPIFDGGSRRAEVERTRAVAEEHLYAYRETVLTAVMEVENAMAGEQWQRKYVAALQAELDAARNNFKEALARYVAGLTEYLDVLSALTSVQNLEISLVTNRLELLQYRIGLYEALGGDWMHALPLAEDQKDESPNEEQG, encoded by the coding sequence ATGAAAAAGAAACTCATTGTTGCGGGATTCCTGCCGCTGCTCATCATCATGGGAGCCTGCACACAATTCACGCCGCAACCACGAACCAACCCCGAGGGCAGCCTGCCTGCGGCCTATTCCTTGTATCCCGAGGAACCTGCCACCCCGGACCGTTGGTGGCAGAATTTCGACGACGACGAACTGAGCGGACTGGTGGAGACTGCGCTCACGGCAAACATGGACCTGCTTCAGGCATGGGCGCGACTCAAGCAGGCCAACGCCTCGGCAGTCAAAAGCGGTGCGGCCAAATACCCCAGCCTTGATGCATCCGGCGACTATTCGCACACGCGCACACGCCCGGAAAGCGGCGGCCCGGCATACAATACCGAGACCCATGAACTGGGGCTGGCCGCCAGCTACGAACTGGACCTGTGGGGCCGCATCAACGCCACCACCATGGCCGACACGCTGGAAGCCAACGCCACCCGGGAAGACATGGCCGCCACCGCCATGACCGTGGCTTCGGAGGTGGCCTCTCGCTGGCTGGAAATCAAGGCACAGCGTGAACTGGAAAAACTGGTACGCGCCCAGATCAAGACAAACGAGACCTATCTCGAACTGATAGAACTGCGTTTCGAAAATGCCCTGTCCACGGCGCTGGACGTCTATCAGCAGCGCGAGGCCGTGGCCAGCGCCAAGTCCAAACTCCCGCCCATACTCCTCAAGCAGCAAACCCTGCACAACCAGCTCAACCTGTTGCTGGGAAAACCAGCCGGGAGCACGATAGTCCTTGCCGAACGTCCCCTTCCGGACATGCCTGCCCCGCCTGCTTCGGGATTGCCGGCAGACCTTCTGGCAAAACGACCGGACGTGCGTGCGGCCGGACTGCGCCTGCACTCTGCGGACTGGAGCGTGGCTGCTGCGCGGGCGGACCGCCTGCCGTCATTGAGCCTGACCGGCAATGGCCAGTTCAACGGCGCACAGCTGGCCACCCTGTTCGACGGCTGGATGTACGCGCTGGCCGCATCCATCACCGGCCCCATATTCGACGGGGGCAGCCGCAGGGCCGAAGTGGAACGAACCCGCGCCGTGGCCGAGGAACACCTCTACGCCTACCGGGAAACCGTTCTCACGGCGGTCATGGAAGTGGAAAACGCCATGGCCGGGGAACAATGGCAACGCAAGTACGTTGCGGCCCTGCAGGCGGAACTGGATGCCGCGCGCAACAACTTCAAGGAAGCGCTGGCCCGTTACGTGGCCGGGCTCACGGAATATCTGGACGTGCTCAGCGCATTGACCAGCGTACAGAATCTTGAAATCTCGCTGGTCACCAATCGACTGGAATTGCTGCAATACCGCATAGGTCTGTACGAGGCCCTCGGCGGCGACTGGATGCATGCCCTCCCTCTTGCCGAAGACCAAAAAGACGAATCTCCGAATGAAGAACAAGGGTAA
- a CDS encoding D-sedoheptulose 7-phosphate isomerase, which produces MSKNALKKVMDHAQAGITARQKFFDERAESLVDIARTMAVSLANGGKIMFCGNGGSAADSQHLAAELVNRFKMERPPLPGLALTTDTSAITAIGNDYSFDEIFEKQVMALGNPGDILVGLSTSGTSTNVIRAMREARKRNVITVGMVGQHGGEMLPVSDYLILTPSDDTPVIQEIHIAAGHMLCHLIDHFLFEEVAELTPYLTGQQT; this is translated from the coding sequence ATGTCCAAAAACGCATTGAAAAAGGTCATGGACCATGCCCAGGCCGGGATCACGGCACGCCAGAAGTTCTTTGACGAACGGGCGGAGTCGCTGGTGGACATCGCACGGACCATGGCAGTGAGCCTTGCCAACGGCGGCAAAATCATGTTTTGCGGCAACGGCGGCAGCGCTGCCGACAGCCAGCATCTTGCGGCCGAGCTTGTCAACCGCTTCAAGATGGAACGCCCGCCACTGCCCGGCCTGGCATTGACCACGGACACCTCGGCCATAACGGCAATCGGCAACGACTACAGCTTTGACGAAATATTCGAGAAGCAGGTCATGGCGCTGGGCAACCCGGGAGACATTCTGGTCGGGCTGTCCACCTCCGGCACCAGCACCAACGTGATCCGGGCCATGCGCGAAGCACGCAAACGCAACGTCATCACCGTGGGCATGGTAGGCCAACACGGCGGAGAAATGCTCCCGGTCAGCGACTACCTGATACTCACACCCAGCGACGACACGCCCGTGATTCAGGAAATCCACATAGCCGCGGGGCACATGCTCTGCCATCTGATCGATCATTTCCTGTTCGAGGAAGTGGCGGAACTCACGCCCTATCTCACGGGCCAGCAGACCTAG
- a CDS encoding metal ABC transporter ATP-binding protein produces the protein MVADHVVSLQDVTFAYNGTPVLEHVNLEIERGDFVAVLGPNGGGKSTLIKLLLGLISPQQGTVHVLGCSPGECGDRIGYMPQYTNVSGSFPITVLDVVSMGVVRSGFAGVAGLRPGRDAMRKALGALERVGLETSAGRCIAELSGGQRQRVFIARAIVSDPDLLLLDEPTASVDQENRVSLFGLLRELNRNMTIIMVSHDISTIAKSVKSVACVNRTLHFHNAPLITGEMFKMAYGEEGGCCPVELVAHGDIPHRVLEHHHTEDND, from the coding sequence ATGGTGGCGGACCATGTTGTTTCCTTGCAGGACGTGACGTTTGCCTACAACGGCACGCCTGTTCTCGAGCATGTGAATCTCGAAATCGAGCGCGGTGATTTTGTGGCCGTTCTCGGCCCCAACGGCGGGGGCAAATCCACCTTGATAAAATTGTTGCTCGGGCTGATTTCCCCGCAGCAGGGAACCGTGCACGTGCTTGGGTGTTCTCCCGGCGAATGCGGTGACCGCATCGGCTACATGCCCCAGTACACCAACGTGTCCGGTTCCTTTCCCATCACGGTTCTGGACGTGGTTTCCATGGGCGTGGTGCGTTCCGGGTTTGCGGGCGTGGCCGGATTGCGACCCGGAAGGGATGCGATGCGCAAGGCGCTCGGGGCCTTGGAACGCGTAGGGCTTGAGACTTCGGCAGGGCGCTGCATAGCAGAACTCTCCGGAGGGCAACGGCAGCGGGTCTTCATAGCCCGTGCTATTGTTTCCGATCCCGATCTGCTGCTGCTGGACGAGCCCACGGCCAGCGTGGATCAGGAAAACCGGGTCAGCCTGTTCGGTTTGCTCAGGGAACTGAACCGCAACATGACCATCATCATGGTCAGTCACGATATTTCCACCATTGCCAAGAGTGTCAAATCCGTGGCCTGTGTGAACAGGACCCTGCATTTCCACAACGCCCCGCTGATAACCGGCGAAATGTTCAAGATGGCCTATGGCGAAGAGGGGGGCTGTTGTCCCGTGGAGCTGGTGGCGCATGGCGACATTCCGCACCGGGTGCTGGAACACCATCATACAGAGGATAATGACTGA
- a CDS encoding DUF3592 domain-containing protein, giving the protein MFGDRYHKSGPPRTKAVRIMRIALGFAGTALIIWALSSLPYDTFREERIRALGEHSTRGVVFSKRTEPDSDGPLYLITYRYSDMEGIEHVGMANLPRDRWQRLNKGDRIKVFFARANPALSRAQFMIEPAFQIKLRQWIRGD; this is encoded by the coding sequence ATGTTCGGAGACAGATACCACAAAAGCGGCCCCCCGCGGACCAAGGCTGTCCGCATCATGCGCATTGCCCTGGGCTTTGCAGGAACGGCCCTGATCATATGGGCCTTGAGTTCACTGCCCTACGACACCTTCCGCGAAGAGCGCATTCGCGCACTGGGCGAACATTCGACACGGGGTGTTGTTTTTTCCAAACGCACGGAACCTGATTCGGACGGCCCCCTGTACCTGATCACCTACCGCTATTCCGACATGGAAGGCATCGAACACGTGGGCATGGCCAACCTGCCACGGGACAGATGGCAACGGCTCAACAAGGGCGACCGCATCAAGGTCTTCTTTGCCCGGGCGAACCCTGCCCTGTCCCGGGCCCAATTCATGATCGAACCCGCCTTTCAGATCAAGCTCCGGCAATGGATACGGGGCGACTAG
- a CDS encoding efflux RND transporter periplasmic adaptor subunit codes for MTNREAPKKKYSAVLKFLLPLLIVAAAVAGACAMIATAPKPQKAKPKRVLPLVTTAPAQLKGYQVWLPIMGTVTAAKEVTIGSQVSGRVQSVTPHFKPGGHVSEGELLVQIEREEYELAVNEAKSTVAEARYDLRVEEGYQNVAKKEWAVLGTKPATSKEAELALRKPHLLKAQAALAAAEATLRDARLNLERTTIKAPFAAIVQEKNVDVGSTLSTNDTVATLVGTDEFWVEASIASDRLGWVAIPRQGHENDGSPVRITVKSGGQTYTRTGRVTSLLPSLETDSRMARVLITVKDPLNMKGEKDTPPLLLGTYVRARIQSRELDDVVVIPRTALHDDSSVWILGEGNKLEIRKVDPVWKDVSNVVVRNQIKPGESIITSDLSAPVHGMTVQVAAGGPDEG; via the coding sequence ATGACCAATAGGGAAGCACCCAAAAAGAAATACTCTGCTGTGCTCAAATTCCTGCTGCCCCTGCTTATTGTGGCGGCCGCAGTGGCCGGGGCATGCGCCATGATCGCCACTGCGCCCAAGCCCCAAAAGGCCAAGCCCAAACGTGTGCTGCCGCTGGTAACGACGGCACCGGCACAGCTGAAGGGGTATCAGGTCTGGCTGCCGATCATGGGTACCGTGACAGCTGCCAAGGAAGTCACCATCGGCTCGCAGGTGAGCGGCCGGGTGCAATCCGTAACCCCGCACTTCAAGCCCGGCGGTCATGTCAGCGAGGGCGAACTCCTGGTGCAGATCGAACGGGAGGAATACGAACTGGCCGTAAACGAGGCCAAGAGCACGGTGGCCGAAGCCCGGTACGACCTGCGCGTGGAAGAAGGCTATCAGAACGTGGCCAAAAAGGAGTGGGCTGTTCTGGGCACCAAGCCCGCCACCAGCAAGGAGGCGGAATTGGCCCTGCGCAAGCCGCACCTGCTCAAGGCGCAAGCCGCGCTGGCCGCAGCCGAGGCAACCCTGCGCGACGCGCGCCTGAACCTCGAACGCACGACCATCAAGGCTCCGTTCGCTGCCATCGTGCAGGAAAAGAATGTGGACGTAGGGTCCACCCTGTCCACCAACGACACCGTGGCCACCCTTGTGGGCACGGACGAATTCTGGGTCGAGGCCTCCATTGCTTCCGACCGTCTCGGCTGGGTAGCCATTCCCCGCCAGGGACACGAAAACGACGGATCACCGGTGCGCATCACAGTGAAAAGCGGCGGCCAGACGTATACCCGCACCGGGCGCGTAACCAGCCTGTTGCCGTCTCTTGAAACGGATAGCCGCATGGCCCGAGTACTCATTACCGTGAAAGATCCGCTGAACATGAAAGGGGAAAAGGATACACCGCCGCTATTGCTGGGCACCTATGTACGGGCAAGGATTCAAAGCAGGGAACTGGACGATGTGGTGGTCATTCCCCGCACAGCCTTGCACGACGACAGCTCAGTGTGGATTCTCGGCGAAGGCAACAAACTGGAAATCCGCAAGGTGGACCCGGTCTGGAAAGACGTTTCCAACGTTGTCGTCCGCAACCAGATAAAGCCCGGAGAATCCATCATCACCTCCGACCTTTCCGCACCGGTACACGGCATGACCGTACAGGTGGCCGCCGGAGGCCCGGATGAAGGATAA